Genomic DNA from Anabaena sphaerica FACHB-251:
CAATCTTTCTTGCAAACATTGGGCAATACGTTTCGCAGCACCTGGCCTCCCCATCCGCTTAACTCCATTTTCGGCAATTTCATGTAAAACATCGGGATTTTTGAACAGGGATTGCATGACTTGAGGAACTTTTGCAGGTTGGTCTACTAGGATTAAAGATGCTCCTAAAAGACGACTTTGAGCTTCAGCAAAAGCAGGGTTATATTGAGGACCTTTACCCGGAATAGCGATCGCAGGTTTACCTAAACCAATAAATTGTTCGGTCGCTGTACCTGCCATAGCGATCGCTAAATCTCCCAAATGTAAACAGTCATTATAAGCTTGTTGGGTGAGAATGAGATAAGCATTTCTTTGTTTAAAGATCAAAGCATTAGCATCGGCAAGTTGAATAGGAGATTGATCCCAGTTTTGCCAACCTTGAATTTTTAAAGTTTGAGATAAAATATTCCTATCTAAACCGGGAGCGATCGCCCCTAAAAACACCATCTCTCGTTCCCGGAAACTCTCCATCAAAGCCGATACAGCCATCATTATCATTTCCCAGTTAGCATAAGCTTCATTTGCACGGGAACCAGGAAGCAAAGTCACAATTAAAGGACGAACAATCTCTTGTTGTTCAACATCAGCATGATAAAATCTAGGGATTCTCAACGTCGATTCTAAACCGTCCATCATCGGATTTCCCAAATCAAAAGCCGGAATCGGCCATTTTCTTAATATTTCCGTCGTTAGCGCATCTCTAGGAAACACGGCACGACAACGACGACGACTCATCAACCACCTTTCCCAAGGATGGTAAATTGAACCAGAAAAATTTTCCCACCGTGCCGATTTTGACTTTCTCGCTAATAAACCCAACTCATCCCGCACATAATATTCAGATTTTGCCGTTCCCACAAAAGCATAATTTGCACCACTGATAGCTGCAAATAACAGCGGTACAATATCCCCCACAGCTAAAATAGCCTTTTGATTACCTAATTTGGTTTGTGAACTCACCCAACGACGCACAGCTTGAATCTGCTTCCAAGTCAGTTGCACCAAACCACCCTGCACATCCCGCATCAGTTGACGACTATCCATATAAATAAAACCACCAGAAGGCATCGTCTGCACCGCACCAATACACGGTACATTTAACTGTTGGTAAGCAAGTCCTTCACCCACTATCGGTAAAGCAAAGATATCAGGTGGCGAAGATAGCCCTTGCAGTTCCCTGATTATACGCACAGCAATAATATCTTCTCCATGACCATTACTTAAAACCAGTAACTGTAACCGAGAAGTAGTATCTAGAGAGTTTGCAACTAAAGGTAATGGGGATAAATCACTCATAGAATTTTGGATTTGAGATTAGGAACATTTGCAGGGTATTGCAATTTGTGAGCATCGAATCTGATAATAAGTATTATCGATTACCAAAAAACCTAAATCCCATCAGGTAAAAAATCTCTAGATATAAATACTCATCTAATTTTATTGATGGCGAAAGCAGACTGCTGGCCGCTTGTTTGACCAGAAACAAAAAATTACAATTAACCGTCTGTTTATCCACAGGTAAGTAAGTGGGCGTTAAAAAATATAATATAAACCTAACCCCCCAACCCCCTTCCCTGCTAGGGAAGGGGGAGTCAAAGCCTCTCTCCTGGTAGGGGAGAGGTTTGGAGAGAGGTTTTATATTTAATTGTGCCAAGTTACTTAGAGATTCCCATCCCATTCAATTTACTCTACACCCTAAGTAGGTAGGCAGAATAAAACCAAAGTGTGTAAAGAAAAGTAAACAAGGCTAAAACCCTTTTTCCCCCTGCCCCCTGCCTTATCCCAACGACAATTTTTAACGCCAACCTACTTACACCCTTCTTGCTAACTACCAGTTGATGAAGTTAACCAATATTAATTATTATTAATTATGCGAGTTTCTTCTGCGGCCATTCTTACCTTAGCTACTTTAGCTGCTAGTAATGTCACCCAGCAAGCCAATGCTGCACCGACTCAAACCACAAATCAAGAGGA
This window encodes:
- a CDS encoding lipid-A-disaccharide synthase-related protein, whose amino-acid sequence is MSDLSPLPLVANSLDTTSRLQLLVLSNGHGEDIIAVRIIRELQGLSSPPDIFALPIVGEGLAYQQLNVPCIGAVQTMPSGGFIYMDSRQLMRDVQGGLVQLTWKQIQAVRRWVSSQTKLGNQKAILAVGDIVPLLFAAISGANYAFVGTAKSEYYVRDELGLLARKSKSARWENFSGSIYHPWERWLMSRRRCRAVFPRDALTTEILRKWPIPAFDLGNPMMDGLESTLRIPRFYHADVEQQEIVRPLIVTLLPGSRANEAYANWEMIMMAVSALMESFREREMVFLGAIAPGLDRNILSQTLKIQGWQNWDQSPIQLADANALIFKQRNAYLILTQQAYNDCLHLGDLAIAMAGTATEQFIGLGKPAIAIPGKGPQYNPAFAEAQSRLLGASLILVDQPAKVPQVMQSLFKNPDVLHEIAENGVKRMGRPGAAKRIAQCLQERLR